Proteins from a genomic interval of Quercus lobata isolate SW786 chromosome 11, ValleyOak3.0 Primary Assembly, whole genome shotgun sequence:
- the LOC115967306 gene encoding UDP-xylose transporter 1-like, whose product MGEMSSFQLGVVGALFLSVASSVSIVICNKALMSNLGFPFATTLTSWHLMVTFCTLHTAQRLNFFESKSIDTKTVMLFGILNGVSIGLLNLSLGFNSIGFYQMTKLAIIPFTVLLETLFLNKQFSRKIKFALFLLLVGVGIASVTDLQLNLVGTILSLLAIVTTCVGQILTNTIQKRLNVSSTQLLYQSAPFQAAILFVSGPLVDQFLTKQNVFAFKYSPLVLGFIVLSCLIAVSVNFSTFLVIGKTSPVTYQVLGHLKTCLILGFGYTLLHDPFTERNIIGILIAICGMGLYSFFCTQESKKKQSPDLSLVSQIKEKDATQLLGHPDKESHEAKKSTKDSVV is encoded by the exons ATGGGAGAAATGTCGAGCTTCCAGTTGGGTGTTGTTGGCGCACTGTTCCTATCAGTGGCTTCATCTGTCTCCATTGTCATCTGCAACAAAGCTTTGATGAGCAATCTGGGCTTCCCTTTTG CTACTACACTCACTAGTTGGCATCTTATGGTGACATTCTGCACCCTTCACACGGCGCAAcgcttgaatttttttgagtCCAAGTCCATTGACACAAAGACTGTAATGCTCTTTGGCATCCTAAATGGGGTTTCAATTGGACTTCTCAACTTGAGCCTGGGTTTCAACTCCATTGGATTCTACCAG ATGACAAAACTTGCAATTATACCATTCACTGTATTATTGGAAACTCTTTTCTTGAACAAGCAATTCAG CCGGAAGATAAAGTTCGCTCTTTTCCTCTTACTAGTAGGAGTTGGCATTGCCTCTGTGACTGATCTTCAGCTCAATTTAGTTGGaacaattctctctcttttagcaATTGTAACTACCTGTGTTGGTCAAATT CTCACAAACACAATACAAAAGAGGCTCAATGTCTCTTCTACTCAGCTGCTCTACCAGTCAGCTCCATTTCAGGCTGCAATTCTTTTCGTCTCAGGCCCTCTGGTTGATCAGTTCCTCACCAAGCAAAATGTCTTTGCCTTCAAATATTCTCCTTTAGTTTTG GGATTCATCGTACTTTCATGCCTAATCGCCGTATCTGTGAACTTCAGCACGTTTCTAGTTATTGGCAAGACATCACCAGTTACATATCAAGTGCTAGGCCACCTCAAGACATGCCTCATTCTTGGCTTTGGCTATACACTACTCCATGACCCCTTCACAGAAAGAAACATTATTGGAATCCTAATAGCAATTTGCGGCATGGGACTATATTCATTCTTTTGCACCCAGGAGAGTAAAAAGAAACAATCCCCTGATCTATCATTGGTGTCTCAG ATTAAAGAAAAAGATGCCACACAGCTTTTGGGTCATCCAGATAAGGAGAGTCATGAAGCTAAGAAATCAACTAAGGACTCTGTTGTTTAA